In the genome of Macrobrachium nipponense isolate FS-2020 chromosome 42, ASM1510439v2, whole genome shotgun sequence, one region contains:
- the LOC135213275 gene encoding uncharacterized protein LOC135213275: MVNVRLIWILEKKGLRTPAQCGFRQMRSCTENSICEAFISKNHHVSVFFDLEKAYDTTWRYGILKTLHDYEFRGELPLFIQAFLKNQRFRVKVGLKLETHFHLFTAEKKEFHRKVSLV, from the coding sequence atggtcaatGTGCGACTTATATGGATCTTAGAAAAGAAGGGCCTTAGAACTCCAGCCCAGTGTGGCTTTCGTCAAATGCGTTCTTGCACTGAAAATTCAATATGCGAGGCTTTCATCTCCAAAAACCATCATGTATCAGTTTTCTTTGACctggagaaagcttatgatacaacCTGGAGATATGGTATTTTGAAGACACTCCATGATTATGAATTCCGAGGAGAATTACCATTATTCATCCAAGCTTTCCTAAAAAATCAAAGGTTCAGGGTTAAAGTTGGGTTAAAGTTGGaaactcattttcatctctttacagcTGAGAAGAAGGAGTTCCACAGGAAAGTGTCCTTAGTGTGA